One genomic window of Sulfurovum lithotrophicum includes the following:
- a CDS encoding host attachment protein: protein MKVGNIVIVANLGELKVYEAMPRDLEAEAGLKPTHVKLDLVDEKCYSESHKKLHEILTDQAGRFKGGSQGRGTFTQGSIGEKHTIEQEIEEDVLRELAKDISDIIIQKSAPAYLALPDMICKRIVERISPDAKAKVVKTIEKDLIKVNKTELPNQF from the coding sequence ATGAAAGTAGGAAACATTGTAATCGTGGCCAATCTTGGTGAGCTGAAAGTATATGAGGCAATGCCGCGCGACCTTGAAGCGGAAGCAGGACTGAAACCCACACATGTAAAACTTGACCTTGTCGATGAAAAGTGCTACAGTGAGTCACACAAGAAACTGCATGAGATACTGACTGATCAGGCAGGCCGCTTTAAAGGCGGAAGTCAGGGACGAGGTACATTCACACAGGGCAGTATCGGAGAGAAGCATACGATTGAACAGGAAATTGAAGAAGATGTGTTGAGAGAACTCGCTAAAGATATCTCGGATATCATTATTCAAAAGAGCGCTCCAGCATATCTTGCTCTACCCGATATGATCTGCAAACGTATTGTGGAGCGTATATCTCCTGACGCAAAAGCAAAAGTGGTCAAAACAATAGAAAAAGATCTTATAAAAGTAAACAAAACAGAACTGCCGAACCAATTCTAG
- the truD gene encoding tRNA pseudouridine(13) synthase TruD has product MKLVYPLNIKNDFVFNSTPRDFTVEEIPLYEFTGEGEHLVLKVRKKEMTTWEMLDAISNHVGIRRRDMGYAGLKDKHAMTIQYISLPAKFEEKLDAFSHEKIKILDKVRHNNKIRVGHLKGNRFEIRLKKVLGVQKDKLDSVLKWIKSHGVPNYFGNQRFGTDGNNWEDGKKLIEGKLKIRDRKTREFLMGSYQSYLFNSWLCRRMELTLLLQEFSEADTEKLMKLPEGSLKGSKEQKNFFKLVEGDLMMHYPYGRLFEVEELSKEAERFETKDIAPTGLIPGTRVKRSAATARMLEEHFDEEIKMNGARRYAWIQVTEIKKNYVEEKAHYELSFVLPKGAYATNVLDVLRGNAS; this is encoded by the coding sequence ATGAAACTTGTCTACCCTCTCAATATTAAGAACGACTTTGTCTTCAATTCTACTCCGCGTGATTTTACTGTTGAAGAGATACCTCTGTACGAATTCACAGGGGAGGGTGAGCATTTGGTACTCAAAGTACGAAAAAAAGAGATGACTACCTGGGAAATGCTCGATGCAATCTCCAACCATGTCGGCATCAGAAGACGTGATATGGGCTATGCTGGTTTGAAAGACAAGCATGCCATGACCATTCAGTACATCTCCCTGCCGGCGAAGTTCGAAGAGAAACTGGATGCTTTCAGCCATGAGAAGATCAAGATACTCGATAAAGTACGTCATAACAATAAGATACGTGTAGGGCACCTCAAAGGTAACCGTTTCGAGATACGTTTGAAAAAAGTGCTCGGTGTGCAGAAGGATAAACTGGATTCTGTGCTGAAATGGATCAAGAGTCATGGGGTACCGAACTATTTCGGCAACCAGCGCTTCGGTACGGACGGAAACAACTGGGAAGACGGGAAAAAGCTGATCGAAGGGAAACTGAAGATCCGCGACAGAAAGACCAGAGAGTTCCTGATGGGATCGTATCAGAGTTATCTTTTCAACAGTTGGCTCTGCAGACGAATGGAGCTTACACTATTGCTACAGGAGTTCAGCGAAGCAGATACGGAGAAACTGATGAAGCTGCCTGAGGGTTCACTCAAAGGTAGCAAAGAACAAAAAAACTTTTTTAAACTTGTAGAAGGTGACCTGATGATGCACTACCCGTACGGCAGGCTTTTTGAAGTGGAAGAGCTCAGCAAAGAGGCAGAACGGTTTGAAACAAAAGATATCGCGCCTACAGGCCTCATACCCGGTACAAGGGTAAAAAGGTCCGCTGCAACCGCAAGAATGCTGGAAGAACACTTTGATGAAGAGATCAAAATGAACGGGGCAAGACGCTATGCCTGGATACAGGTAACGGAGATCAAGAAGAACTATGTGGAAGAGAAAGCCCATTATGAACTCTCTTTTGTGCTTCCAAAAGGTGCGTATGCCACGAATGTACTGGATGTGCTCAGAGGTAACGCTTCCTGA